A stretch of Microbacterium sp. LWH3-1.2 DNA encodes these proteins:
- the clpS gene encoding ATP-dependent Clp protease adapter ClpS — protein MAALATPSVDEDVEVSDRVDPARPWQTVVWDDPVNLMSYVTHVFREYFGLARADAERLMLAVHNEGHAVVSQGPREQMEMHAQAMHDYGLWATVRQEPR, from the coding sequence ATGGCGGCGCTCGCCACACCCTCCGTCGACGAGGACGTCGAGGTCTCCGACCGCGTCGATCCCGCGCGCCCCTGGCAGACGGTCGTCTGGGACGATCCCGTCAACCTCATGAGCTACGTCACCCACGTCTTCCGCGAGTACTTCGGCCTGGCGCGCGCCGACGCGGAACGGCTGATGCTTGCCGTGCACAACGAGGGGCACGCGGTCGTCTCGCAGGGCCCCCGGGAGCAGATGGAGATGCACGCCCAGGCTATGCACGATTACGGCCTGTGGGCGACAGTGAGGCAGGAGCCCCGATGA
- the ssb gene encoding single-stranded DNA-binding protein, with product MSDTGDTITITGNVATPPELKQTPTGVAIVTFRVASGQRRYSREAGGWTDAGTNWYTVSVFRTLAEHAYRSLQKGDRVILTGRLRLREWDNGTRRGTAIEIDVDAIGHDLRWGTTTFQKDSRATTTDRSQTWSTEPAGDVWAAPGVDGAHESGEEEEVVKPVLVAVGSGSDTAGVDVETPF from the coding sequence ATGAGCGACACAGGCGACACGATCACGATCACCGGCAACGTGGCGACACCACCCGAACTGAAGCAGACACCGACCGGCGTCGCGATCGTCACGTTCCGGGTGGCGAGCGGTCAGCGGCGGTATAGCCGGGAAGCCGGAGGATGGACCGATGCCGGAACGAACTGGTACACCGTCTCGGTGTTCCGCACGCTGGCCGAGCACGCCTACCGATCGCTCCAGAAGGGCGATCGCGTGATCCTCACGGGTCGCCTGCGACTGCGCGAATGGGATAACGGCACCCGCCGGGGCACGGCCATCGAGATCGACGTCGACGCGATCGGGCACGATCTGCGCTGGGGGACGACGACGTTCCAGAAGGACTCGCGGGCCACGACGACCGACAGATCGCAGACCTGGTCGACGGAGCCTGCCGGCGACGTCTGGGCGGCGCCCGGCGTCGACGGAGCGCACGAGTCCGGAGAGGAGGAAGAAGTCGTGAAGCCCGTGCTCGTGGCAGTCGGATCTGGTTCCGACACCGCTGGTGTCGATGTGGAGACGCCGTTCTGA
- a CDS encoding methyltransferase, whose translation MSTTETHHPLWVAYGASGVAGSIRKDDDGYTVTMAGASEATGTYPTMEIAKSALHAHMTPGSDWPMFREH comes from the coding sequence ATGAGCACCACGGAGACGCACCACCCTCTCTGGGTCGCCTATGGAGCATCCGGCGTCGCCGGAAGCATCCGCAAGGACGACGACGGCTATACGGTCACCATGGCCGGGGCGAGCGAGGCGACAGGCACGTACCCGACGATGGAGATCGCGAAGAGCGCGCTCCACGCGCACATGACGCCAGGCAGCGACTGGCCCATGTTCCGCGAGCACTGA
- a CDS encoding YczE/YyaS/YitT family protein has product MPRRIVQLLVGLFLYGAGCALTVEAGLGVDPWTVFAQGLSVRTGIGIGWITNIVGFFVLLLWIPLRQKPGIGTIANILLVGTSMQIVLAVVPPVSGFAAQLATLLGGIVLVAVASGLYIGAHFGPGPRDGLMTGMNARLGWPIWVCRALVEVSVLVVGWLLGGTVGIGTVLFAVLIGPLVHVSLPLLDTRRTPARVAAERSA; this is encoded by the coding sequence ATGCCACGCCGAATCGTCCAATTGCTCGTCGGTCTCTTCCTCTACGGAGCCGGTTGCGCGCTCACCGTCGAAGCCGGACTGGGCGTCGATCCCTGGACCGTCTTCGCGCAGGGCCTGTCCGTGCGCACGGGCATCGGCATCGGCTGGATCACCAACATCGTGGGATTCTTCGTGCTGCTGCTCTGGATCCCCCTCCGCCAGAAGCCGGGCATCGGCACGATCGCCAACATCCTCCTCGTCGGCACGAGTATGCAGATCGTGCTCGCCGTCGTGCCGCCCGTGTCGGGTTTCGCCGCCCAGCTCGCGACGCTCCTCGGCGGCATCGTCCTGGTGGCGGTCGCGTCAGGGCTCTACATCGGCGCCCACTTCGGCCCGGGCCCGCGCGACGGGCTCATGACCGGCATGAACGCCCGCCTCGGCTGGCCGATCTGGGTGTGCCGGGCCCTCGTCGAGGTCTCGGTGCTGGTCGTGGGCTGGCTGCTCGGTGGCACGGTCGGCATCGGCACAGTGCTCTTCGCCGTCCTGATCGGCCCGCTGGTGCATGTCTCGCTGCCCCTGCTCGACACGCGGCGGACACCGGCGCGCGTCGCCGCCGAGCGATCGGCGTGA
- the orn gene encoding oligoribonuclease, protein MVGASENDRLVWIDCEMTGLDLGVDELVEIAVVITDFELRTLGPGFSVVIKPDDSALANMNEFVTNMHRTSGLLDEIPQGVSLADAEFQVLEYIQRFVPLEGKAPLAGNTIGTDRMFLAKYMPRVDRWLHYRNVDVSSIKELSRRWYPRAYIHAPAKDGGHRALADILESIRELAYYRQAVFVPEPGPTSDGARAAAAAVVSSFAPEV, encoded by the coding sequence ATGGTGGGTGCATCCGAGAACGACCGCCTGGTGTGGATCGACTGCGAGATGACCGGGCTCGACCTCGGCGTGGACGAGCTGGTGGAGATCGCCGTGGTCATCACCGACTTCGAGCTGCGCACACTCGGCCCGGGCTTCTCCGTCGTGATCAAGCCGGACGACTCGGCGCTTGCGAATATGAACGAGTTCGTCACGAACATGCATCGCACTTCCGGGCTGCTCGACGAGATTCCGCAGGGCGTGAGCCTGGCGGACGCCGAGTTCCAGGTGCTCGAGTACATCCAGCGATTCGTCCCGCTCGAGGGCAAGGCTCCCCTCGCCGGGAACACCATCGGCACCGACCGTATGTTCCTCGCGAAGTACATGCCGCGCGTGGACCGGTGGCTGCACTACCGCAACGTCGACGTATCGAGCATCAAGGAGCTCTCGCGCCGCTGGTACCCCCGTGCGTACATCCACGCACCCGCGAAAGACGGCGGTCACCGCGCCCTCGCCGACATCCTCGAGTCGATTCGCGAACTCGCGTACTACCGCCAGGCGGTGTTCGTTCCGGAGCCGGGGCCGACGAGCGACGGCGCGCGCGCAGCCGCTGCTGCCGTCGTGTCGTCGTTTGCTCCGGAGGTGTGA
- a CDS encoding PLP-dependent aminotransferase family protein, whose product MDSRISARALAAALGGWRTREPAYEALADGIRLLCLDNRLAPRTALPAEREFAAALHVSRSTVAAAYRSLRETEHIASLRGSGSVTLPLGRRDPGRADAGEGMIDLQQASPPAWPGLAGIMAETAGGASALVSRVGYDVLGRIELREAIAERYTARGVPTHPDEVLVTTGAQSAIHLVSTLLIGRGDRVLVETPTYPHAADALRRAGARLVGVPVTTEEGWDLDRAEQAFARTLPVMAYLMPDFQNPTGRSMSVQEREVMLAAGERSGSVLVLDETTADLDIDRGCFAPGFAASEPGTVVRIGSLGKTVWGGLRIGWVRADGDLIRRLVAARPAHDLGTPEFEQAIATRLLSQFDDIVVQRSELLRSGRDALVRALRERLPAWDLPDAHGGVSLWIELGAPLSSALVIESRSRGVLLSAGPRFSVDGGHERHLRVPFTAPPEEMVRAAEVLADAWSSVRAGAPSTTVEQVGAVI is encoded by the coding sequence ATGGACTCCCGCATTTCCGCGCGCGCCCTCGCCGCGGCCCTTGGCGGCTGGCGCACGCGCGAGCCGGCGTACGAAGCGCTGGCCGACGGCATCCGACTGCTCTGTCTCGACAACAGGCTCGCGCCGCGCACGGCGCTGCCGGCCGAGCGAGAGTTCGCTGCCGCGCTGCACGTGAGCCGCAGCACCGTCGCCGCCGCCTACCGGAGCCTGCGCGAGACCGAGCACATCGCGAGTCTGCGCGGATCGGGCAGCGTCACTCTCCCGCTCGGGCGCCGAGATCCGGGACGCGCCGACGCCGGGGAGGGGATGATCGACCTTCAGCAGGCGAGCCCACCCGCCTGGCCGGGGCTGGCGGGAATCATGGCCGAGACCGCCGGCGGCGCATCTGCGCTGGTCTCGCGCGTGGGATACGACGTTCTGGGTCGGATCGAGCTGCGTGAAGCGATCGCCGAGCGGTACACCGCGCGGGGGGTTCCGACGCATCCGGACGAGGTGCTCGTCACGACCGGGGCACAGAGCGCGATCCACCTCGTGTCGACACTGCTCATCGGGCGAGGAGACCGCGTGCTCGTGGAGACGCCGACATATCCGCACGCGGCGGACGCGCTGCGCCGGGCTGGGGCCCGTCTCGTGGGAGTGCCAGTGACCACCGAGGAAGGCTGGGATCTCGATCGGGCCGAGCAGGCGTTCGCCCGGACTCTCCCGGTGATGGCGTACCTGATGCCCGACTTCCAGAATCCGACGGGCCGGAGCATGAGCGTCCAGGAGCGCGAGGTGATGCTCGCCGCAGGGGAGCGGTCGGGGTCCGTGCTGGTCCTCGACGAGACGACCGCGGATCTCGACATCGACCGCGGATGTTTCGCGCCGGGCTTCGCGGCATCCGAGCCCGGCACAGTGGTGCGGATCGGTTCCCTGGGCAAGACGGTGTGGGGTGGGCTGCGGATCGGGTGGGTGCGCGCCGACGGGGATCTCATCCGCAGGCTCGTGGCGGCGCGACCTGCGCACGACCTCGGCACCCCCGAGTTCGAGCAGGCCATCGCCACCCGCCTCCTGTCGCAGTTCGACGACATCGTCGTCCAGCGTTCGGAGTTGCTGCGCTCGGGACGCGACGCGCTCGTACGGGCGCTGCGGGAGCGGTTGCCCGCGTGGGATCTGCCGGATGCTCACGGCGGCGTCTCCCTCTGGATCGAGCTCGGCGCCCCACTCAGCTCGGCCCTGGTCATCGAATCCCGATCACGAGGTGTGCTGCTGAGTGCGGGACCGCGCTTCTCCGTCGATGGTGGGCATGAACGACACCTCCGGGTGCCCTTCACCGCACCCCCCGAGGAGATGGTGCGCGCCGCGGAAGTGCTCGCGGACGCCTGGTCGTCGGTGCGGGCGGGCGCGCCATCGACGACCGTGGAGCAGGTCGGCGCGGTCATCTGA
- a CDS encoding DUF2017 family protein, which yields MTGGIVVIEVARLEAAHLAGLVGQFAELLRESAPDDDDPAIARLVPSAYADDEEAAREFRALTRADLLGRRESDAGLVLVSLQDAAQIPEDPDDPDLREQVEIRLDPETTQAWLRTLAAVRLVLATRLGVDEEDDHDHDDPRFGVYDWIGYRLDGLVAALDREE from the coding sequence ATGACGGGCGGGATCGTCGTGATCGAGGTCGCCCGCCTCGAGGCCGCCCATCTGGCAGGGCTCGTCGGCCAATTCGCCGAGCTGCTGCGCGAGTCCGCACCCGACGACGATGACCCGGCGATCGCCCGGCTGGTGCCGTCCGCGTACGCGGACGATGAGGAGGCGGCACGGGAGTTCCGGGCGTTGACACGGGCCGATCTGCTGGGTCGGCGGGAGTCCGACGCGGGCCTCGTGCTGGTCTCCCTCCAGGACGCGGCTCAGATCCCCGAGGACCCCGACGACCCGGATCTGCGGGAACAGGTCGAGATCAGGCTGGACCCCGAAACGACGCAGGCGTGGCTGCGCACGCTCGCGGCCGTCCGTCTGGTGCTTGCGACGCGGCTGGGCGTCGACGAAGAGGACGACCACGACCACGACGACCCGCGCTTCGGTGTCTACGACTGGATCGGGTACCGGCTCGACGGCCTCGTGGCCGCCCTCGACCGCGAGGAATGA
- a CDS encoding metallopeptidase family protein translates to MEMDAATFETLVIDELDALPDDMVEGLDNVVFVVEDRPEDGSLDLLGLYDGWALTERERYGIGELPDRIIVYREPHLAVCDDEGDLRDEVHTTLVHEIAHFYGIDDDRLHELGWA, encoded by the coding sequence ATGGAGATGGATGCCGCGACCTTCGAGACGCTCGTGATCGACGAGCTGGATGCCCTCCCCGACGACATGGTCGAGGGCCTCGACAACGTCGTGTTCGTCGTCGAGGACCGGCCCGAGGACGGCAGCCTCGACCTGCTGGGGCTGTACGACGGCTGGGCATTGACCGAGCGGGAGCGCTACGGGATCGGCGAGCTGCCGGACCGCATCATCGTGTACCGCGAACCGCACCTGGCGGTGTGCGACGACGAGGGCGACCTGCGCGACGAAGTGCACACGACGCTGGTGCACGAGATCGCGCACTTCTACGGAATCGACGACGATCGCCTGCACGAGCTGGGGTGGGCATGA